A window of the Helianthus annuus cultivar XRQ/B chromosome 4, HanXRQr2.0-SUNRISE, whole genome shotgun sequence genome harbors these coding sequences:
- the LOC110937549 gene encoding uncharacterized protein LOC110937549 — protein sequence MKIFNWVHRRFHHKYEVSQDVKKAEFTANGKDNLSLLENEGMDGVFDGWKEGILAIGTFGFDPSLLKDFDHEDDDTYLCEYTRKELSIDHDEDNGGDQEEEEEEEVEFPLVFKACKYGFFHDQKDDHTQCDDVCKPNDHEDCVDDHTDQMKKGKKAGERTTLADLFLADSDKNLLNKKLTDEDDQEVKVHYIPESNIKHTSYDERVALISKKKITKDVAARPIKKINRMVRKMLKKKIHPDVENQKDKCRFEAMRVHG from the exons ATGAAG ATCTTCAACTGGGTTCATCGTCGATTTCATCACAAAT ATGAAGTTAGCCAAGATGTAAAGAAAGCCGAATTTACTGCGAATGGGAAGGATAATCTATCACTTCTTGAAAATGAAGGAATGGATGGTGTGTTTGATGGTTGGAAAGAAGGCATACTTGCTATTGGGACATTTGGGTTTGATCCTTCGTTATTGAAAGATTTCGATCATGAAGACGACGACACATACTTATGTGAATACACGCGTAAAGAATTATCTATTGATCATGATGAGGATAATGGTGGAgaccaagaagaagaagaagaagaagaagttgagtTTCCATTGGTGTTCAAAGCTTGTAAGTATGGATTCTTTCATGATCAAAAAGATGATCACACGCAATGTGATGACGTTTGTAAACCTAATGATCATGAAGACTGTGTGGATGATCATACTGACCAGATGAAAAAGGGAAAGAAGGCTGGAGAAAGAACCACTCTTGCTGATCTGTTTTTGGCTGATTCTGATAAGAACTTGTTGAACAAGAAGTTGACTGATGAAGATGATCAAGAAGTCAAAGTCCACTACATACCTGAATCCAACATAAAACATACTTCATATGATGAAAGGGTTGCTTTGATCTCTAAAAAGAAGATAACGAAAGATGTTGCTGCTCGCCCGATCAAGAAAATTAACCGA ATGGTGAGGAAAATGTTAAAGAAGAAGATCCATCCCGACGTCGAAAATCAAAAGGATAAATGCAGGTTTGAAGCCATGCGCGTACATGGATGA
- the LOC110937548 gene encoding proline-rich extensin-like protein EPR1 has protein sequence MSSQQRPPSRPWFRLATMRPPPPTPTPIAQPNQVSSPPRPAFARPTFTPPSQTTPVPPPQQPTQTPPPKQPNPTSSPSRPTTPPVPASNMVDPPTPPTLPPPTPTSVPATNVVESPAPPTLPRPTPTSVPATNVVKPPAPPTLLRPTPTPVQATNVMKPPAPSTVPQPNPISNPATNTVEPPTPPTLPRPTPTPTPVTTTNVVTPPVLPTLSRPTPTLVPAINVMEPPTLPTVPQPTLTPVQDTNVVKPPVPPIVPQPSPIPVPIPIPIPAANAVEPHTAPTLSQPTPTPVTTTNAVKPPVPPTLSRPTLPTTNVMEPPTPPTVPQPTLTPIQDTNVVKPFVPPIVPQPTPIPIPATNAVEPHTAPTLPRPTPTPVTTIDVVKPPAPPTLSRPIPTPVPATNVVKPPVPSTSSRPTPTPTLVPTTNVMDPPTLPITPPSSLDPPTSPFPMPPQSSHFTTPPQQSVPPKEVISSPPPSLTTTRIPFSTTRDVPSPPRIVKPLEQSRSSPPRPPLTQQSEHPSPPSSPPKIITLAKKASPPLSPLALPSILKHKPYHESPTEYKQKTMVVQETKEKPKNLVGNYNDMLITNNPTRKAEIYKKQWDSEDAGKNVITIAGENKGAIMTITPFGGGKKREYFDSISRSSNGEKDNKNQNSNPAFLNSNVQGVNNSMLFNSSIDHHDPGIRLVISDRVGFHSKEE, from the coding sequence ATGTCTAGCCaacaacgccctccatcccgcCCATGGTTTCGTTTAGCAACCATGAGGCCGCCGCCACCAACACCTACTCCTATTGCCCAACCCAATCAAGTCTCCTCGCCACCAAGGCCTGCCTTCGCTCGACCTACATTTACCCCTCCTTCCCAAACTACCCCTGTCCCACCACCCCAACAACCCACCCAGACCCCACCACCTAAACAGCCAAACCCAACCTCATCTCCATCGCGACCTACCACGCCCCCAGTTCCAGCTAGTAATATGGTGGATCCACCCACTCCACCAACTCTTCCACCACCTACCCCAACCTCGGTTCCAGCTACAAATGTAGTGGAGTCACCGGCACCACCAACTCTACCACGACCTACCCCAACCTCAGTTCCAGCTACTAATGTCGTGAAGCCGCCCGCACCGCCAACTCTGTTGCGACCTACCCCAACCCCGGTTCAAGCTACTAATGTGATGAAGCCACCTGCACCGTCAACTGTGCCACAACCTAACCCAATTTCAAATCCAGCTACCAATACAGTGGAGCCACCCACACCACCAACTCTGCCACGACCAACCCCAACCCCAACTCCAGTTACAACTACAAATGTGGTGACGCCACCTGTACTTCCAACTCTGTCACGACCTACGCCAACCCTGGTTCCAGCTATCAATGTGATGGAGCCACCCACACTACCAACTGTGCCACAACCTACCCTAACCCCCGTTCAAGATACTAATGTGGTGAAGCCACCTGTACCGCCAATTGTGCCACAACCTAGCCCAATCCCAGTCCCAATCCCAATCCCAATTCCAGCTGCTAATGCGGTAGAGCCACACACAGCACCAACTCTGTCACAACCTACCCCAACTCCAGTTACAACTACAAATGCGGTGAAGCCACCTGTACCTCCAACTTTGTCGCGACCTACCCTTCCAACTACCAATGTGATGGAGCCACCCACACCACCAACTGTGCCGCAACCTACCCTAACCCCCATTCAAGATACTAATGTGGTGAAGCCATTTGTACCGCCAATTGTGCCACAACCTACCCCAATCCCAATTCCAGCTACCAATGCGGTAGAGCCACACACAGCACCAACTCTGCCACGACCTACCCCAACTCCAGTTACAACTATAGATGTGGTGAAGCCACCCGCACCACCAACTCTATCGCGACCTATCCCAACCCCGGTTCCAGCTACTAATGTGGTGAAGCCACCGGTACCATCAACTTCGTCGCGACCTACCCCTACCCCAACCCTGGTTCCAACTACTAATGTGATGGATCCCCCAACACTGCCAATTACGCCACCATCATCCTTGGATCCACCAACATCCCCATTTCCTATGCCACCACAATCCTCACATTTTACCACCCCTCCACAACAATCGGTACCTCCCAAGGAAGTCATAAGTTCTCCTCCGCCATCGTTGACAACTACAAGGATCCCATTCTCCACCACTCGTGATGTACCCTCCCCACCTAGAATTGTCAAACCACTAGAACAATCCCGATCCTCACCACCTCGCCCACCCCTGACGCAACAATCTGAACATCCATCACCACCATCTTCCCCACCAAAAATCATCACACTAGCTAAGAAAGCCTCACCTCCTCTTTCTCCGTTAGCGCTACCTTCGATACTTAAACATAAACCTTATCATGAAAGCCCAACTGAATACAAGCAAAAAACCATGGTTGTTCAAGAAACCAAAGAAAAACCCAAGAACTTAGTTGGTAACTATAACGACATGCTCATAACTAACAACCCTACTAGAAAAGCTGAAATTTATAAGAAGCAATGGGACTCAGAAGATGCAGGGAAGAACGTTATAACCATTGCAGGTGAAAACAAAGGGGCTATCATGACGATAACCCCTTTCGGTGGAGGCAAAAAACGAGAGTATTTCGATAGCATTAGTAGATCAAGCAATGGGGAAAAAGACAACAAGAATCAAAACTCAAACCCTGCATTTCTAAATAGTAATGTGCAAGGTGTTAACAACTCCATGCTCTTCAACAGCTCAATCGATCATCATGATCCCGGAATCCGCCTCGTTATATCTGATCGTGTTGGGTTTCATTCCAAGGAAGAATAA